In Bacillus sp. FJAT-45037, the following are encoded in one genomic region:
- a CDS encoding response regulator transcription factor: MGEDVILIVEDEKEIGELVRDYLVLEGFSVLIAEDGEEGLRQFFKENPVLVVLDLMLPKVEGVEVCRQIRAASTVPIVMMSAKQSETDKIIGLGIGADDYITKPFSPGELVARIKAQLRRYKHFSSPSTEEAVLKICELSIDEKEFKVMVRNEEVQMSAREFKLLYFLAKHRGQVFSKEHLFEKVWGYDHIGDFNSLNVYIRKLREKIEVDPSKPKYIKTVWGIGYKFDGEQSR, from the coding sequence ATGGGTGAAGATGTGATCTTAATTGTCGAAGATGAAAAAGAAATTGGAGAGTTAGTGCGTGATTATCTCGTACTAGAAGGTTTTAGCGTGTTGATCGCTGAGGACGGCGAGGAGGGGTTACGTCAATTTTTCAAAGAGAATCCGGTATTAGTTGTTCTCGATTTGATGCTTCCTAAAGTTGAGGGGGTTGAAGTATGTAGACAAATTCGCGCTGCCTCGACGGTTCCAATCGTGATGATGAGTGCAAAGCAAAGCGAAACAGATAAAATAATTGGTCTGGGCATCGGTGCGGATGATTACATAACCAAACCATTTAGCCCTGGAGAATTAGTGGCGAGAATTAAAGCCCAACTTAGACGTTATAAACATTTTTCATCTCCCTCTACCGAAGAAGCGGTGCTGAAAATATGTGAGCTATCGATTGATGAGAAAGAATTTAAAGTGATGGTCAGAAATGAAGAAGTGCAAATGTCAGCAAGAGAGTTTAAGCTTCTTTATTTTCTTGCGAAGCACCGCGGGCAAGTGTTTTCAAAAGAGCACTTGTTTGAGAAAGTCTGGGGATATGATCATATTGGAGACTTCAATTCTTTGAATGTTTATATCAGAAAACTTAGAGAAAAAATTGAAGTAGACCCATCAAAGCCGAAATACATTAAAACAGTGTGGGGGATAGGGTATAAATTTGATGGAGAACAAAGTCGATGA
- a CDS encoding manganese catalase family protein: MFTRYNRLAIELPKPKAPDANAAAAVQELLGGKFGEMSTLNNYLFQSFNFRNKKKLKPFFDLVASITAEELGHVELVSTTINLMIEGTTFPGDPNIAPMRAATDKRNTYHFIDTAQTSRPMDSMGAPWRGDHVFNSGNLILDLLHNFFLECGARTHKMRVYEMTSNPVAREMIGYLLVRGGVHVIAYARALEIATGVDVTKMLPIPNLDNAAFETTRKFEAEGVHRKLYTFSETDYQDINKIWKGEHPLQGGQLEVIKGAPAGAPMPDLEEIPEEFAPGISKEDFDEIVKRLQRSAGI; encoded by the coding sequence ATGTTTACACGATATAACCGATTAGCTATTGAACTACCGAAGCCTAAAGCACCTGATGCCAATGCTGCAGCCGCTGTTCAAGAACTTCTTGGCGGTAAATTTGGTGAGATGTCGACGTTAAACAATTACTTATTTCAATCGTTTAACTTCCGTAACAAAAAAAAGCTTAAGCCTTTCTTTGACTTAGTCGCTAGTATTACGGCTGAGGAATTAGGGCATGTCGAACTTGTATCGACAACAATTAATTTAATGATTGAAGGAACGACATTTCCAGGTGACCCAAACATTGCACCGATGAGAGCGGCAACGGATAAACGAAATACGTATCATTTTATTGATACTGCACAAACGTCACGTCCGATGGATTCAATGGGAGCTCCGTGGCGAGGCGACCATGTCTTTAATAGTGGAAATTTAATATTAGATCTTTTGCATAACTTCTTCTTAGAGTGTGGAGCGAGAACACATAAGATGAGAGTGTACGAAATGACAAGTAATCCAGTAGCACGAGAAATGATTGGCTATTTACTCGTGCGAGGCGGGGTACATGTAATTGCTTATGCGAGAGCGCTTGAGATCGCAACAGGTGTTGATGTGACAAAGATGTTGCCGATTCCAAACTTGGATAATGCTGCGTTTGAAACGACGAGAAAGTTTGAAGCCGAAGGAGTACACCGAAAGCTCTACACATTCAGTGAAACCGATTATCAAGATATTAATAAGATATGGAAAGGTGAGCATCCGTTGCAAGGTGGTCAGTTAGAAGTTATTAAGGGAGCCCCAGCAGGTGCGCCGATGCCAGATCTAGAAGAAATACCTGAAGAATTCGCTCCTGGGATTTCCAAAGAAGACTTTGATGAAATTGTTAAGCGATTGCAACGATCAGCTGGAATATAA
- a CDS encoding fumarylacetoacetate hydrolase family protein → MRDVKNILCIGRNYAKHAVELGNEVPDTPILFSKPTHSLTMARGEEVTFPSDRGEIHHELEIILHIDRDVQKGDRVEDVVSEISLGIDFTLRDLQLELKGKGQPWLRAKGFKNAAITTKTFPFPGAEACKEIPFSLMKNGEVVQEGATKDMMFDFQAIIEECQDVFGLGYGDLIYTGTPEGVGPIQHGDVLEFYWGGECVGNFTVEMK, encoded by the coding sequence ATGAGAGATGTGAAAAACATACTTTGTATTGGCCGTAACTATGCTAAGCATGCCGTAGAATTAGGAAATGAGGTGCCAGATACACCGATATTATTTTCAAAGCCGACTCATTCGTTAACCATGGCACGTGGTGAAGAAGTAACTTTTCCGAGTGATCGAGGCGAGATTCATCATGAATTAGAAATTATCTTACATATTGACCGAGACGTTCAAAAGGGAGATCGAGTAGAGGATGTTGTGAGTGAAATCTCATTAGGCATTGATTTTACGCTACGTGATCTACAGTTAGAGTTAAAAGGAAAGGGACAGCCATGGCTAAGAGCAAAAGGCTTTAAAAATGCAGCTATCACGACGAAAACATTCCCATTTCCGGGGGCAGAAGCATGTAAGGAGATACCGTTTTCTTTAATGAAAAATGGCGAGGTCGTCCAAGAAGGTGCGACCAAAGACATGATGTTTGATTTTCAAGCGATTATCGAAGAATGTCAGGATGTTTTTGGTCTAGGATATGGCGACCTTATTTACACAGGCACACCCGAAGGAGTAGGACCGATTCAACATGGCGATGTGTTGGAGTTTTATTGGGGAGGCGAATGTGTAGGAAATTTTACTGTAGAGATGAAATAG
- a CDS encoding class I SAM-dependent methyltransferase: MKTSDVIPFYGGHYPELFEIERRCMDRGGKVITTLDQQLPDGFTLDIGAGNGFTAERLTTPNRTIVGLEPDELMIDLKKKIIWSKGVAQSIPFHSNTFDAAYATWAFFFDGVVDLEKGLTEIERVVKNGGQMIIVDNYGEDEFCSYTENEIASHTENWVKRGFDYQVIHTSFAFDSIDEARKLLTFYFGDGAKSIDRTEIEYKVVMYTKKNVK; this comes from the coding sequence ATGAAGACATCAGATGTTATCCCTTTTTATGGTGGGCATTATCCTGAATTGTTTGAAATCGAAAGACGATGTATGGATCGAGGCGGGAAAGTCATTACCACGTTAGACCAACAACTACCAGATGGCTTCACCCTTGATATAGGAGCAGGAAACGGATTTACAGCGGAACGATTAACAACACCTAACAGAACCATTGTAGGGTTAGAGCCCGATGAATTAATGATAGATCTGAAAAAGAAGATCATCTGGTCGAAGGGCGTCGCACAATCGATACCGTTTCATTCCAACACGTTTGATGCGGCTTATGCCACTTGGGCTTTCTTCTTTGATGGTGTCGTTGATCTTGAGAAAGGTTTAACTGAAATAGAGCGTGTCGTAAAAAATGGCGGACAGATGATCATCGTAGATAATTACGGAGAAGACGAATTCTGTTCCTATACAGAAAATGAGATTGCAAGCCATACTGAAAACTGGGTCAAGCGAGGATTTGACTATCAGGTGATTCATACGAGCTTCGCATTTGACTCTATTGATGAAGCGAGGAAGCTATTAACCTTTTACTTTGGTGATGGCGCAAAATCAATTGATCGGACTGAGATTGAATACAAAGTCGTGATGTATACGAAGAAGAATGTTAAATAA
- a CDS encoding sensor histidine kinase, with translation MIGLKARLFFAFLSIILIPIFIVVVMMFLYSSNLEKSEARQEEEIDLLFSKLREEITNLSFEEESLPDVYATMHPLLEEYEMDVQINSVSGELLFDSRDWHTEEGNKNFQFHPFHLQVAAENGELVEVEVISNSSDVAPFTFFNEIIKYLLISIGTGLFVLVALIVGWIWYLSRTILQPLKEIYIASEEMRIGNLDYTIQYNRNDEIGRFIDGFNLMRDHMKKSDEKKAQYEKSRKELIAGISHDLRTPLSSIKGYVEGLQDGIIQNEEMKEKYLKVISAKTNQLDYLIEDLFDYSKLELDQLTMDKQWINSQAFFDMVIDEAQFEVRKQGVTLQVSELIPKVKLYIDPNRLQQVMTNLFENAIRYGGNTLKISLIEGDHLFYVSVADNGPGIHTEDLPFIFNQFYRGDKSRSRHSGGSGLGLAISKRIIEAHGGTISVQSVVGEGTTFEFSLPLKEKGREHRNSREDNT, from the coding sequence ATGATTGGGCTAAAAGCTAGACTTTTTTTCGCCTTTCTATCAATTATCCTCATCCCCATCTTCATTGTTGTTGTGATGATGTTTCTTTATTCAAGTAACCTTGAAAAATCCGAGGCAAGGCAAGAGGAAGAGATTGATTTGTTGTTTTCCAAATTGCGTGAGGAAATCACTAATCTTTCCTTTGAAGAAGAGTCGCTACCTGATGTATATGCGACGATGCACCCACTATTAGAAGAATATGAGATGGATGTTCAGATCAATTCCGTATCAGGTGAGCTACTCTTTGATTCAAGAGATTGGCATACAGAAGAGGGAAACAAGAATTTTCAATTCCATCCCTTTCATCTCCAAGTCGCAGCAGAAAATGGTGAGCTTGTAGAAGTAGAAGTGATCTCTAATTCATCAGACGTCGCACCGTTCACTTTTTTTAATGAAATCATTAAGTACCTACTTATTAGTATTGGCACAGGATTGTTTGTTTTAGTAGCTCTGATTGTAGGGTGGATTTGGTACTTGTCACGCACCATCCTCCAACCACTAAAAGAAATCTATATAGCTTCAGAAGAGATGCGAATTGGGAATTTAGACTATACGATTCAGTACAATCGTAATGATGAGATTGGTCGCTTCATTGATGGGTTTAATCTGATGAGGGATCATATGAAAAAATCAGACGAAAAGAAAGCCCAGTATGAAAAGTCGAGAAAAGAGTTAATTGCTGGAATTTCTCATGATTTACGAACACCTCTTTCTTCTATAAAAGGGTATGTAGAAGGATTGCAAGATGGTATCATTCAAAACGAAGAAATGAAAGAAAAGTATTTGAAGGTCATAAGTGCAAAAACCAATCAACTAGACTATCTAATCGAAGACTTGTTTGATTACTCTAAGCTTGAACTCGATCAATTAACGATGGATAAGCAATGGATAAATAGCCAGGCTTTTTTTGATATGGTCATTGATGAGGCTCAATTTGAAGTGAGAAAACAAGGCGTCACCTTACAAGTAAGTGAGCTGATTCCCAAAGTGAAGCTCTACATCGATCCTAATCGTCTGCAGCAAGTGATGACAAATTTATTTGAGAACGCCATTCGTTACGGTGGGAATACGCTGAAGATTTCACTTATTGAAGGAGATCATTTGTTCTACGTAAGCGTCGCAGATAATGGGCCAGGCATTCATACAGAGGATCTTCCGTTTATCTTTAATCAATTCTATCGTGGCGACAAATCGCGCTCTAGACACTCTGGTGGATCAGGTCTAGGTTTAGCTATCTCAAAAAGAATAATAGAAGCCCATGGCGGAACGATATCTGTACAGTCAGTCGTAGGAGAAGGGACAACATTTGAATTTAGTTTACCGTTGAAGGAAAAAGGTAGAGAGCATAGGAATAGTCGAGAGGATAACACTTAA
- a CDS encoding ABC transporter ATP-binding protein has protein sequence MKKKPVAQLIDVKKRIGKKDIIKGISLNIYPGEVFGFLGPNGAGKTTMIRMLVGLMKQTEGQILIKGHDVEKEFEKAIIHVGGIIENPEMYKFLSGYDNLVHYSRMLPTPATKERMQELIELVGLSGRINEKVQGYSLGMRQRLGIAQALLHAPSLLILDEPTNGLDPAGIREIRQYIRRIAHEEGMAVFVSSHLLSEMQLLCDRIGIIQEGNLRSVETVQDFVHSEARHIVKIEVRPREDLGQTMNDVLLDVEWNLTGDIVEVKCSRVETPSIVKELVEHGFDIYNITIEQKTLEDKFLEMTEGI, from the coding sequence ATGAAAAAAAAGCCAGTGGCACAATTAATAGATGTGAAAAAACGAATTGGAAAAAAAGATATTATTAAGGGTATTTCATTAAATATTTATCCAGGAGAAGTATTTGGATTTCTTGGTCCTAATGGTGCGGGGAAAACAACGATGATTCGTATGCTCGTTGGCTTAATGAAACAAACAGAAGGTCAGATCTTGATTAAAGGTCATGATGTGGAAAAGGAGTTTGAGAAGGCAATTATTCACGTCGGGGGAATTATTGAAAATCCTGAAATGTACAAATTTCTTTCAGGGTATGACAACTTAGTGCATTACAGTCGAATGTTACCAACTCCCGCAACGAAGGAACGAATGCAGGAGTTAATTGAACTTGTCGGCTTAAGCGGTCGGATTAATGAGAAGGTTCAAGGTTATTCCCTTGGGATGAGGCAACGACTAGGCATTGCACAAGCTCTGCTACATGCACCATCGCTTCTTATATTAGATGAACCAACGAACGGATTAGACCCGGCTGGGATTCGAGAGATTAGACAATATATTAGAAGAATTGCTCACGAAGAAGGTATGGCTGTATTTGTTTCTAGTCATCTTCTTTCTGAGATGCAGCTTCTTTGTGACAGAATCGGCATTATTCAAGAAGGGAACCTACGGAGTGTAGAAACTGTTCAAGACTTTGTTCATAGTGAGGCACGGCATATAGTGAAAATTGAAGTAAGGCCAAGAGAGGATCTAGGACAGACTATGAATGACGTTCTCTTAGATGTTGAATGGAACTTAACTGGGGATATAGTGGAGGTTAAATGTAGTCGCGTGGAGACTCCGAGCATTGTGAAAGAGCTCGTGGAGCATGGCTTCGACATTTACAACATAACGATAGAACAAAAAACGCTAGAAGATAAATTCTTAGAAATGACGGAGGGGATCTAA
- a CDS encoding ABC transporter permease, with amino-acid sequence MGLFFRLLQNEYVKIYKRLGTWVMVGLLLSIVLIVGIMTKFVFPSEVSEDWRVQLETENAQMQESISNHPMMSAGKQYITQQVAINEYRLTHDLSPESSDSLWGFMIDATTFTGVVSLFTIVVAAGIVASEFTTGTIKLLLIRPVRRSKILLSKYITTLLFALFLLMLLFGASFIVGVIFFGYSSVDTPFLAYQNGEVIEKNMVFYIVSLFGFRSIDLIMMVTVAFMISTVFRSSSLAIGLSLFLMFTGPQIVQLLGQYDWVKYVLFANTDLKQYVDGTPLIEGMTMSFSVIMLLIYFIIISAMSWLIFRKRDVAV; translated from the coding sequence GTGGGATTATTCTTTCGCTTACTACAAAATGAATATGTGAAGATTTATAAACGTCTAGGCACATGGGTGATGGTTGGTTTGCTTTTAAGTATCGTGCTTATAGTTGGGATCATGACTAAGTTTGTTTTTCCTTCAGAGGTTAGCGAGGACTGGCGAGTGCAGCTTGAAACAGAAAATGCACAAATGCAGGAGTCAATCTCGAATCATCCGATGATGTCAGCGGGAAAGCAGTACATTACACAACAAGTCGCTATTAATGAGTATCGACTAACACATGATCTCTCTCCCGAGTCATCCGATTCATTATGGGGGTTTATGATTGATGCCACAACATTTACTGGAGTCGTGTCACTGTTCACCATTGTTGTGGCAGCAGGAATTGTGGCGAGTGAATTTACGACGGGAACCATTAAACTATTACTTATTCGCCCTGTCAGGCGGTCTAAGATTCTTTTATCAAAATATATTACGACGTTACTATTTGCGCTCTTTTTATTAATGCTATTATTTGGTGCATCGTTTATCGTGGGTGTCATATTTTTTGGGTATAGCAGCGTTGATACGCCATTTCTCGCTTATCAAAATGGTGAAGTAATTGAAAAAAATATGGTGTTTTATATTGTGAGTTTATTTGGTTTTAGAAGCATTGACTTGATTATGATGGTGACTGTAGCTTTCATGATCTCAACCGTCTTCCGTAGTAGTTCTCTTGCGATTGGTCTGTCATTATTCCTTATGTTTACAGGGCCACAGATCGTGCAACTTCTCGGTCAGTACGATTGGGTTAAATATGTACTATTTGCAAACACAGACTTAAAACAGTATGTCGATGGCACTCCATTAATAGAAGGCATGACTATGTCATTTTCAGTCATAATGTTATTGATTTACTTTATCATCATTTCAGCGATGTCCTGGCTCATTTTTCGAAAAAGAGATGTTGCAGTATAA